A segment of the Synechococcus sp. MEDNS5 genome:
GCCAGGCGCAAGTGCCTCGGGATCGCCCGCTGGTGGTGGTCTGTTACGCCGGCAGTCGTTCGGCGCTCGCCACCCAGCAGCTGCAGCGCAACGGCTGGCCCCGTGTTGCCAATCTGCGCGGCGGTCTGCATCGCTGGGCGGATGAGGGCTATCCGCTCGAGAGCTGCTGAGCCCCTTGTCTCTTCTGTTCTCTCTCCGTGTCTGTGATGTCTCAACACCTGTCTCCCCTTGCTCTGCATGCCCGTCTGGCCTCCGTGACGGTGGTGGATGTGCGCCAGCCGATGGAGGTGGCCGGCGGCCGCATCCCTGGCAGCCGCTGCATTCCCCTCGACAGAATCGAACGCGTTGAATTGCCGGAGGGTGATCTGGTGTTGGTGTGTCACAGCGGCAACCGCAGCGCCCAGGCCGCAACGCTGGTGGAGCGGCGCTGGCCAGGCCGCACGGTGATGGATCTTGAGGGTGGCCTGGAGGGCTGGCAGCAGGCGGGCCTGCCAGTGGAGCGTCAGGCCGGTGCTCCCCTGCCGCTGATGCGCCAGGTGCAGATCGCGGCCGGCAGTTTGGTGCTGCTGGGGTTGATCGGTAGCCAGGTTCTGGCCCCTGCCTGGATCGCTTTGAGCTGGTTTGTCGGCGCGGGATTGGTGTTTGCCGGCATCAGCGGTTTCTGCGGCATGGCTCGGCTGCTGGCGGTGATGCCCTGGAATCGGGTGCGGCTTTGAGTGTGCTGTTGCTCCTCGGCGGCGGTGTTCTGATCGGCGCCCTGCTGGCCCTGCTCGGTGCCGGTGGCTCGATTCTGCTGCTGCCACTGTTGGTGACGGGTCTGGCCCTGCCGCTGCGCGAGGCCGTGCCGCTGTCGCTGCTGGTGGTGCTGCTCCTGGCTCTGGCGAACCTGATCCCGGCCTTGCAGCAGCGGCGGGTGGCGTGGCGACCGGCCCTGTGGCTGGGCATCCCCGCCCTTGCCGGCAGCTGGCTGGGTGCGGGCTGGGTGCGCAGCGGTGTGATCGCTCCCTCACTGCAGCTGACGCTGTTTGCCCTGGCGGCCACGGCGGCGGCCGGGTTGATGCTGCGTCAGCCACAGGCGTCGACGCCTGCGGCTGACCGGGAGGGCCGGATTCAGCTTCTGATGCAGGGGCTGGGGGTGGGCCTGCTCACGGGGATCGCTGGTGTGGGTGGGGGCTTCGCCATCGTTCCCGCTCTGGTGCTGCTGGCCCGCCTGCCGATGACCCTTGCCTCCGGCACCAGTTTGCTGGTGATCTCCGCCAGTTCCTTGATGGCCCTGGTTCGTCATGGCCATTGGCCGGCAGCGAGTGTGCCCCTGTTGCTGCCGTTGCTGCTCGGTGGTGGCATCGGCATCCTCCTCGGCCAGCGTTGGGTGTCCCGCGTTTCTGAGCGCAGGCTGCGCCAGGGGTTTGCCGCCCTGCTGCTGGTGTCAGCCATCACCACCGGTCTCGAAGCCCTCCGGCCGCAGTCGCCATCACAGGAGGTTGGCTTGCGCATTTCGGCACGTTTCCCTGAAGCCTGATGACAGGGGGGTTCCTGATGCTTTAGCAGTGAGGGAGATGTGCATCACTTCGCGCATGGTGGCGACTCCACTGGCATTCGTGCCAACAGAAGAAACCCTGATTGATGCCCTCCGCGGCTGCCGCGATCAGCAGGAACTCAAAGACCTCGAACAACGGCTCGCCGCGGTGGACGATGCCC
Coding sequences within it:
- a CDS encoding rhodanese-like domain-containing protein, translating into MSQHLSPLALHARLASVTVVDVRQPMEVAGGRIPGSRCIPLDRIERVELPEGDLVLVCHSGNRSAQAATLVERRWPGRTVMDLEGGLEGWQQAGLPVERQAGAPLPLMRQVQIAAGSLVLLGLIGSQVLAPAWIALSWFVGAGLVFAGISGFCGMARLLAVMPWNRVRL
- a CDS encoding sulfite exporter TauE/SafE family protein — its product is MSVLLLLGGGVLIGALLALLGAGGSILLLPLLVTGLALPLREAVPLSLLVVLLLALANLIPALQQRRVAWRPALWLGIPALAGSWLGAGWVRSGVIAPSLQLTLFALAATAAAGLMLRQPQASTPAADREGRIQLLMQGLGVGLLTGIAGVGGGFAIVPALVLLARLPMTLASGTSLLVISASSLMALVRHGHWPAASVPLLLPLLLGGGIGILLGQRWVSRVSERRLRQGFAALLLVSAITTGLEALRPQSPSQEVGLRISARFPEA